A single window of bacterium DNA harbors:
- a CDS encoding amidase has product MVCRYAKYPQKQQCLASSLRISPRGSGIPSRPSRGRSCRPRKRRNRVSSPSRGGDSLQTERREPPLCDRTALELAALIRRGELSARELVTAYLGRIEARNPALNAIVTLVPERALAWAAEADEKQARGKSLGALHGLPIAHKDLVMTAGIRSTSGSSLLAEHVPKHDDLIVTRLRAAGAVTIGKTNVPEFGAGSQTFNEVFGATRNPWDLSKTCGGSSGGAAVALAAGMLPIADGSDMGGSLRNPANFCNVVGFRPSPGRVPHVPAPLGWESLSVLGPMGRTVEDTALLFSAMAGPDPRAPISLDTPGERFAEPLARDFKGVRIAFDADVGGLPIDPRVAEALEAGLPGFSEIGCQIESTGIDWTGADEAFHTLRAWTFASGFAGLPDAAFERLKDTIQWNIQKGWALKGDDVSRAERLRTTLFQRLHTFMDAYEFLILPVNQVPPFDVDIAYPEAIAGVKMQTYIDWMKSAYFVTVTGHPAISVPCGFTPEGLPVGVQIVGRHRDDFGVLQLAYAYQQATRLCDRHPVPGTS; this is encoded by the coding sequence ATGGTGTGTCGTTACGCGAAATATCCCCAGAAGCAGCAATGTCTGGCTTCATCCCTCCGAATCTCACCCCGGGGGAGCGGAATTCCGTCCAGGCCGAGCCGGGGACGATCGTGTCGTCCGAGGAAACGTCGGAATCGAGTATCCTCGCCGTCGAGAGGGGGAGATTCCTTGCAGACGGAAAGGAGGGAGCCTCCCCTCTGTGATCGGACGGCTCTGGAGCTTGCGGCCCTGATCCGACGGGGCGAGCTCTCCGCCAGGGAACTCGTCACGGCGTATCTCGGGCGGATCGAGGCCCGGAACCCGGCCCTGAACGCAATTGTCACGCTGGTTCCCGAGCGTGCCCTCGCCTGGGCTGCCGAGGCCGACGAGAAGCAGGCCCGCGGAAAGTCGCTTGGCGCACTCCATGGCCTGCCGATCGCCCACAAGGATCTGGTGATGACGGCCGGCATTCGCAGCACGTCAGGCTCGTCGCTGCTGGCCGAGCATGTCCCGAAGCACGACGACTTGATCGTGACACGCCTGCGCGCGGCGGGTGCGGTCACGATCGGAAAGACGAACGTCCCGGAATTCGGCGCCGGCTCCCAGACCTTCAACGAAGTCTTCGGCGCGACGCGCAACCCATGGGACCTGTCGAAGACCTGCGGCGGGAGCAGCGGCGGCGCAGCCGTGGCCCTGGCAGCGGGCATGCTCCCCATCGCCGATGGAAGCGACATGGGGGGCTCTCTGCGCAACCCGGCCAACTTCTGCAACGTGGTCGGATTCCGTCCGTCTCCGGGTCGCGTACCCCATGTGCCCGCGCCACTCGGGTGGGAAAGCCTCTCAGTGCTCGGGCCGATGGGGCGCACGGTCGAAGACACCGCCCTGCTCTTCTCGGCCATGGCCGGCCCGGACCCCCGCGCTCCGATTTCTCTCGACACCCCAGGCGAACGTTTCGCCGAACCCCTGGCCCGCGATTTCAAAGGCGTGCGCATCGCCTTCGATGCGGACGTCGGCGGCCTGCCCATCGACCCGCGCGTGGCGGAGGCACTCGAAGCGGGCCTGCCCGGCTTCTCGGAGATCGGCTGTCAGATCGAAAGCACGGGCATCGACTGGACGGGTGCTGACGAAGCCTTCCATACGCTCCGGGCCTGGACCTTCGCCAGCGGTTTCGCAGGCCTGCCTGACGCGGCGTTCGAAAGGCTGAAGGACACAATCCAATGGAACATCCAGAAGGGATGGGCCTTGAAAGGGGACGACGTGAGCCGCGCCGAACGCTTGCGCACCACCCTCTTCCAGCGCTTGCACACGTTCATGGACGCGTACGAATTCCTGATCCTCCCCGTCAATCAGGTACCGCCCTTCGATGTCGATATCGCCTATCCGGAAGCGATCGCGGGAGTGAAGATGCAGACGTACATCGATTGGATGAAGTCCGCCTACTTCGTGACCGTGACGGGCCATCCGGCCATCTCGGTCCCCTGTGGCTTCACCCCGGAGGGGTTGCCAGTGGGCGTGCAGATCGTCGGTCGCCACCGAGATGACTTCGGTGTCCTACAGCTGGCCTACGCCTATCAACAAGCCACACGCCTCTGCGACCGGCACCCCGTTCCGGGTACGTCATAG
- a CDS encoding S8 family serine peptidase, which yields MRRGLLILGLLLLVAPMSDAADTSKNQPKVIRAPARKTTVSPKATAAPSRGPLGRTPGRSSDGPPSAEETPAPEEPPAPEEPPPSYRDDSYYYDPGWTPGYSPSPEPTTERVDQTGGTLLRGSAPTAPRAMASEMRDEPSLHEPGQVIVIHESMSDALAFANAEQGQYRVRLRERLDAVGLVLTVLQPRTEGDAPAARDDLTGRNPGLRAALNHRYSLSAGGKHYASNLIGWGEPEPSCGKGLRLGMLDTLADAEHEALEGASLVMHSVLPSGAKPAPANHGTAIAALYTGRSDGDFPGLLPAATLLIAGAFRERPDGEIDATTDRLLVGIDWLLGQGANVVSFSFVGPPNPVFASVLDVADRKGVGLVAAVGNAGPDTPPGFPAVLAKVVAVTAVDGKRRVYRDANRGPGIDVAAPGVDVWVPRPGRRGHYVSGTSFAVPFVASALARASRGRTAAEGRGSLFSRVQDLGEGGPDETFGRGLLQLDPDAACD from the coding sequence GTGCGTCGGGGTCTTCTGATACTTGGGCTTCTCCTGCTCGTGGCGCCGATGAGCGACGCCGCGGATACGTCCAAGAACCAACCCAAGGTGATTCGGGCGCCGGCCAGGAAGACGACGGTCTCTCCGAAGGCTACCGCGGCCCCTTCGAGGGGTCCGCTCGGGAGGACGCCGGGGAGGAGCTCCGACGGTCCGCCGAGCGCCGAGGAGACTCCGGCGCCCGAGGAGCCTCCGGCGCCCGAGGAGCCGCCGCCGAGCTACCGCGATGATTCCTACTACTACGATCCGGGTTGGACGCCGGGATACTCACCCTCTCCCGAGCCGACCACGGAACGTGTCGATCAGACCGGCGGCACGCTGCTTCGCGGGAGCGCACCGACCGCACCTCGGGCCATGGCGTCGGAGATGCGGGACGAACCCTCGCTCCATGAACCGGGCCAGGTGATCGTGATCCATGAGAGCATGAGCGATGCGCTGGCCTTCGCGAACGCTGAACAAGGCCAGTATCGAGTGCGTTTGCGCGAGCGCCTGGACGCCGTGGGGCTCGTCCTGACCGTCCTTCAGCCTCGTACCGAAGGGGACGCACCCGCGGCACGCGATGATCTTACGGGTCGCAACCCCGGGCTCCGGGCCGCGCTGAACCATCGTTATTCGCTCTCTGCCGGCGGGAAGCATTACGCTTCCAATCTGATTGGTTGGGGAGAGCCCGAACCTTCCTGTGGCAAGGGCTTGCGCCTCGGCATGCTCGATACGCTGGCCGATGCCGAGCATGAAGCACTCGAGGGCGCGTCCCTGGTGATGCACTCCGTGCTTCCCTCGGGCGCCAAACCGGCACCGGCGAACCACGGCACGGCGATCGCGGCGTTGTATACCGGCCGTTCCGATGGAGACTTCCCGGGCCTACTGCCAGCAGCGACCCTCCTCATCGCTGGCGCGTTTCGCGAACGGCCGGATGGCGAGATCGACGCCACGACCGATCGCCTGTTGGTCGGCATCGACTGGTTGCTCGGCCAGGGCGCGAACGTGGTGAGCTTCTCGTTCGTCGGGCCGCCGAACCCGGTGTTCGCGAGCGTGCTCGATGTTGCCGATCGAAAGGGAGTTGGCCTGGTGGCTGCCGTGGGCAACGCCGGGCCCGATACGCCCCCGGGCTTTCCTGCCGTTCTCGCGAAGGTCGTGGCGGTGACGGCCGTGGACGGGAAGCGCCGGGTGTACCGTGACGCCAACCGCGGGCCCGGCATCGACGTCGCAGCGCCTGGCGTGGATGTCTGGGTCCCGCGGCCCGGTCGTCGTGGGCACTACGTTTCGGGGACATCGTTCGCGGTGCCCTTCGTTGCCTCAGCCCTTGCGCGGGCCTCCCGTGGCCGAACCGCCGCCGAAGGGCGGGGATCGCTCTTCTCGCGCGTCCAGGATCTCGGAGAAGGGGGGCCAGACGAGACGTTCGGCCGCGGCCTCCTCCAGTTGGACCCCGATGCCGCTTGCGATTGA
- a CDS encoding sigma-70 family RNA polymerase sigma factor — MSRPSGEANEAERALLARIAEGDERALEDLYRRYQPRILAFANQRLNDLAAASDTLNEVMLEIWKSASRFEGRSSVATWILSITRFRVIDRLRQRGDRVFEDIEESSPTDAAANAEDVMAGAGDALSVRACIDELPVAQREAIHMAFFQELSYTEIAQVMECPEGTVKTRVYHAKRALKLCLGRGAEGSPGHA; from the coding sequence TTGAGTCGCCCCTCAGGGGAGGCGAACGAGGCCGAACGGGCCCTGCTGGCCCGTATCGCCGAAGGTGACGAACGCGCTCTGGAAGACCTATACCGGCGCTACCAGCCCCGCATCCTGGCCTTCGCCAATCAGCGATTGAACGATCTGGCCGCGGCTTCCGACACCCTCAACGAGGTGATGCTCGAAATCTGGAAGAGCGCATCTCGTTTCGAAGGGAGATCGAGCGTGGCAACCTGGATACTGTCCATTACCCGATTTCGAGTCATCGACCGGCTTCGCCAACGCGGTGATCGCGTCTTCGAGGACATCGAAGAATCGAGCCCCACGGATGCGGCGGCCAACGCCGAGGACGTGATGGCCGGAGCGGGAGATGCCTTGAGCGTGCGAGCCTGCATCGACGAGTTGCCGGTGGCCCAGCGTGAGGCGATCCACATGGCGTTCTTCCAGGAGCTCTCCTACACGGAAATCGCCCAGGTGATGGAATGCCCCGAGGGCACCGTGAAGACACGGGTCTATCACGCGAAGCGCGCACTCAAGCTCTGCCTGGGCCGCGGTGCCGAAGGGAGCCCGGGCCATGCCTGA